The Aliiroseovarius sediminilitoris region GCGATCCGGTCCAGATCGGTTGATAGCCGTTTTCGCGATAAAATTCAGCGATTTCCGTGTCACGTGCCGCCGCTTCCGCCACCGCTTGCGCGAAGGCGGATACTTTGGTTTGCGCGGTCAGTGGCGCGGCAAGAAACGAAAGGAACAATATCCCCAAAAGCCTTGCAAAAAAAGCGGTTCTGTAGGGGATAGGATGTCGTTGCAGCGCGATCATATTCATGCTTTGCCCAATAACTATGTTAAACCTGCGTGTAAAATCAGATAATCCACGATTAACAGCCACAAGTCCATTCACAATGACGATTGACAGGTCGGTTCCGGGCAGAGCTGCCCTGCGCCCCATGCCTTGACGTCTTTCTGCCACGGTTTACCACTTTTTCACTGGTTTAAGCAATATTTTGCCGATTTTGCTTGAACACGTTAAGCACCGAAAATCTTTGCTTGGCCCGCGATTCGAGTTGTGCCATAAACTCGACAAGCCTGGGGAAGAGGCTAAAACACTTGTTAACCTGATTGGACAACGATCCATTTCAGGCGCAGAAACAGGCAAGCGACGGGACACGCTGAGACATGACTATCGACAATTCGGTCGGATCCAAATCCATTATCACACGCCGTGGGTTGTTGGGCGCATTTGCCGCCACAGCAGTAACCGCAGCGCCAATGTATGCAAATGCCGCGGGTTTCCTTCGCGGTGGGGGCGATGTCCGAAGGCTCGCCATGTATTCCGGGCGCACAGGCGAAACGCTCAACATGATCTATTGGATCGAAGGCGACTACATCAAAGATGCCTTGAAAGAGATCAATCATTTCATGCGCGACTGGCGCACAGATCAAGCGGTCAATATCGACACCCGCACGGTGGATATCATGGCAGCCGCGCATAGCCTTCTGGACACGAAGGAACCCTATATGATGTTGTCGGGTTATCGGTCGCCGAAAACAAACGCGATGTTGCGGGCCAAGTCCAGAGGTGTGGCGAAAAACTCGCTGCACATGAAAGGTCAGGCGGCTGACCTGCGCCTGAAATCCCGATCGGTCAACCAGATGTTCAAAGCCGCGCGTTCCTTCAGTGGCGGTGGCGTCGGCAAATATTCGGGGTCGAACTTCGTCCATATGGATAGTGGCGTGGTGCGCAGCTGGGGCCGATAGCGCCGCAGGTATTCTGACAAATCCGACCAACATGAAAAAGGCCCCCGTTCCGAGGGCCTTTTCTGTTTCTGTCGTCCAGCCCTACTTTTTCCTGGACAAGAGCCGACCCGGCTCATTGGTTTCCAGATAGGCCTCCTGCTCGGGTGTCAGGTCTATACAGTCATAACCTGTCACCATCGGGCGCACATGGGACCGGAATCCATGCCCAACCGTCAGAAGATAGACGTGGGTGATGACAAAGGCTGCGATCACGTAGGCGGCCAGCAAATGCACATTCGCGATGATGTATAGCGCGAAAGACGACGCCGCATCCGCTGCCCATAAATTATAAGTCAGATACAGTAATCCCGACCCCCAGACCGCCGGAAACACTACGACTTTCAACGCGAAATAGGTCAGTGCCTGAAGCGGATTGTGTTTGCGCCAGAAGACCTTGCGATAGGGCGGCTCTTCCCCACGAAAGACACCATAGGCATAGAAGCGTGCCATCTGAAGCAACCCTTCGAGCTGCGGCACAAACTGCCGCCATGTGCCCGTGGTAAACAGCCAGAACGTCGCGAATATCCAGACCGCCAGCAACACCAATGCGGCAATGGTGTGCAACATCACCGCAGGGCCGAAAGGCAGAAGTGAATGCACCCCGTTCAGACCAAAACCAGTGAACAGGAGAATCACGATCATCACCATCTGGGTCCAGTGCCACAGACGTTCGAAACGGGGGTAAACCTTGACGACGCGTCTAACCATGATCTGTGCCTCCTTGACGGCCACCGATGAGGCGCAGAACGATGTGCAACCCCACACCCAGAATTGTCAACGCCACCAGCGCCATGCCCAACATCCCGATGGCGGATCGCGGATTGGTGCCGGGCATATAGACCGCAGCGATCCCATCCAGCCGCCCGTTCTGCGCGTGACAGGCTGCGCAATCCAGCGCGTCCCTTGCGGGTGCAACCATATGGGTGATCGGCCAATACATCTCGGTATCGACAAAATCGAAACTTCCGGAATAGTCTTGCCCTGCCGCTTTCATGCCAGCCTCGATCGCCTTGGGCCAATCAAAGTTTGTCCAAAACGCAGTGTCAGTGGTCGGCCCCCAGACATGGGAATAAGCCAGTTTGTTGCTGCCTGTATCGTAGGCCTGCCGCCCCTCCATCCGCTTGAAGGGCCAGATTCGGCTGTCCACCCCGCCGGGCGTGCCGTTGATACGGTTCACTTCGACAATGGTCTTTGGGTTGATCTCTTCCCCGGTCGCGTATTCCACATGGCCGTTGAACCATGCGTAATACGGCACAACATTTTCACCCCATTTGAAATCACCCTTGGTGGACAGATAGGTGTCCAGCTCTTTGCCATCCGACTGGATGAAATTCGCCTCGTGCATCGGTTTGCCATCGG contains the following coding sequences:
- a CDS encoding YcbK family protein, encoding MTIDNSVGSKSIITRRGLLGAFAATAVTAAPMYANAAGFLRGGGDVRRLAMYSGRTGETLNMIYWIEGDYIKDALKEINHFMRDWRTDQAVNIDTRTVDIMAAAHSLLDTKEPYMMLSGYRSPKTNAMLRAKSRGVAKNSLHMKGQAADLRLKSRSVNQMFKAARSFSGGGVGKYSGSNFVHMDSGVVRSWGR
- a CDS encoding cytochrome b/b6 domain-containing protein — encoded protein: MVRRVVKVYPRFERLWHWTQMVMIVILLFTGFGLNGVHSLLPFGPAVMLHTIAALVLLAVWIFATFWLFTTGTWRQFVPQLEGLLQMARFYAYGVFRGEEPPYRKVFWRKHNPLQALTYFALKVVVFPAVWGSGLLYLTYNLWAADAASSFALYIIANVHLLAAYVIAAFVITHVYLLTVGHGFRSHVRPMVTGYDCIDLTPEQEAYLETNEPGRLLSRKK